One Desulfovibrionales bacterium genomic region harbors:
- a CDS encoding chemotaxis protein CheW produces MEEQYITFYLDDEEYGIEINKIREIIGYRRFTRVPGVKDIVKGMVNLRGVIFPIFDLRLKFNLPPKEYNKFSVIFVLEIAGRVMGIIVDTTSDVISLSPAEILPTPRLSPSIRTEYIKAVAQQGDRLIILLDLERILDEKELEELDATA; encoded by the coding sequence ATGGAAGAACAGTATATAACCTTTTATCTTGATGACGAAGAATACGGGATAGAAATTAATAAGATAAGAGAAATCATCGGCTATCGCCGTTTTACCCGGGTACCCGGGGTTAAAGATATTGTAAAGGGGATGGTTAACTTGCGCGGTGTTATATTTCCCATCTTTGACCTGAGGCTCAAGTTTAATCTGCCACCAAAGGAATACAACAAATTTTCCGTTATATTTGTCCTGGAAATCGCGGGGCGTGTCATGGGCATTATCGTAGATACTACCTCAGACGTCATCTCACTCAGCCCGGCAGAAATCTTGCCTACACCCAGGCTTTCTCCTTCCATACGGACGGAATATATAAAAGCCGTGGCCCAACAGGGTGACCGTTTAATCATCTTACTGGATCTGGAACGAATTCTGGATGAAAAGGAATTGGAAGAACTGGATGCAACCGCTTAA
- a CDS encoding protein-glutamate O-methyltransferase CheR, whose translation MQPLKNGRDLSEENDVGHATGRFARPGVSSTGANFKPLQKLIEEKTGIFLPEHKKMLFTSRLNSRLKSLGLKSIAAYTQYLRHAPDAENELAMAVDCLTTHTTHFYREKHHFEFLNDVVFPHLLQEGEKTGVRRLAVWCAGCSTGEEVYTVAITTNTFWGQYPSWKIKIMATDISRDILETARTGIYPHSIKKNIPTLYLRSFFTEITSDGLRCLQVKPILENIISFEEHNLMDGIPSPFPFDIIFCRNVLIYMGKEAKKDILNTFYRALRDDGFLFLGHSESLIGLNDKFYPIGRTIYQKIPEA comes from the coding sequence ATGCAACCGCTTAAGAACGGCCGTGATCTTTCTGAAGAAAATGACGTGGGCCATGCCACAGGCAGATTCGCACGTCCAGGCGTATCTTCGACTGGGGCAAACTTCAAGCCCCTCCAAAAACTGATAGAAGAAAAAACAGGTATCTTTTTGCCTGAACATAAGAAGATGTTATTCACATCCAGATTAAACAGCCGTCTTAAATCCTTAGGGCTGAAATCGATCGCTGCCTATACTCAATATCTGCGGCATGCCCCGGATGCTGAGAACGAACTGGCCATGGCCGTTGATTGTTTAACCACTCACACCACGCATTTCTACAGAGAAAAACACCATTTCGAATTCCTAAATGATGTAGTCTTCCCCCACCTTCTGCAAGAAGGAGAAAAAACCGGTGTCAGAAGATTAGCTGTCTGGTGCGCCGGCTGCTCTACCGGTGAAGAGGTATATACCGTAGCCATTACTACGAACACGTTCTGGGGGCAGTACCCGTCCTGGAAAATAAAAATTATGGCCACGGATATAAGCCGGGATATTTTAGAAACGGCTCGCACAGGTATTTACCCGCACAGTATAAAAAAAAACATTCCTACCCTGTATTTGAGGAGTTTTTTTACAGAGATCACCTCGGATGGTCTCCGCTGCCTTCAGGTTAAGCCGATACTTGAGAATATAATTTCCTTTGAAGAACACAATCTTATGGATGGGATCCCATCTCCATTTCCCTTTGACATCATTTTTTGCCGCAATGTTCTGATCTACATGGGAAAAGAGGCGAAGAAAGATATCTTAAATACATTTTACAGGGCGCTGAGGGACGATGGTTTTCTCTTTCTGGGACATTCCGAGTCCTTGATTGGATTAAATGATAAATTTTATCCTATCGGAAGGACTATATACCAGAAAATTCCCGAAGCATAA
- a CDS encoding chemotaxis protein CheD, protein MPGEYYATANGEVISTMVGSCIATCIFDEEHKIGGMNHFMLPGVVGPKNLLLTEAGRYGMFAMELLIGELIKMGGNRKKFKAKIFGGGYVIKFRKSDGNVPQANIDFAKKFLELEGIPLLAEDVGGDNGRKILFFTHTNKVLVRRIGSREAITPVQKAEEQYKARILRKRLDESGLTLFE, encoded by the coding sequence ATGCCCGGAGAATATTATGCCACGGCTAATGGAGAAGTAATATCTACGATGGTGGGTTCCTGTATAGCTACATGCATCTTTGACGAAGAACATAAGATCGGAGGCATGAATCATTTTATGCTCCCCGGTGTAGTCGGGCCCAAAAACCTGCTCCTGACCGAGGCCGGCCGTTATGGAATGTTCGCTATGGAGTTACTGATCGGCGAGCTGATAAAAATGGGTGGGAACAGAAAAAAATTCAAGGCAAAAATTTTTGGCGGGGGCTATGTCATAAAATTCAGAAAATCAGATGGAAATGTCCCGCAGGCCAATATTGATTTTGCAAAGAAATTTTTAGAGCTGGAAGGTATTCCACTATTAGCTGAGGATGTAGGCGGCGATAACGGCCGAAAAATATTATTTTTTACGCATACCAATAAAGTTCTTGTCAGGCGTATAGGCTCCAGGGAGGCCATTACTCCGGTGCAAAAGGCGGAAGAACAATATAAGGCCCGGATTTTGAGAAAACGGCTTGATGAATCCGGCTTGACACTTTTTGAGTAG
- a CDS encoding chemotaxis response regulator protein-glutamate methylesterase: MKKIKVLIVDDSALFRRFLCDLLAQDQTLSVVGTAADAHEAGDKAVSLRPDVLTLDVEMPGISGIDFLRKLMQTNPLPVVMVSSYTEENGLLTIEALEAGAVDFVLKPVNGGTRDKENFAGEVVQKVKTAALSRIKKTTGLDQIQKEEIAFQYEKRHFLRQLVAIGASTGGTRAVYEVLRVLPPDTPGIAIVQHMPLKFTRLFAQRMNELCPLSVKEAEDMDYIQPGHVLIAPGDRHMRIEGNESGHRIRLLDGPPVNFYRPSIDIFFQSVAEIAGNKAVGVILTGMGTDGAKGLLAMRRNGAYTIAQDKETSLIFGMPGAAIKLGATCEIAPIHRIPESILAGLSTGAI; the protein is encoded by the coding sequence ATGAAGAAAATAAAGGTCCTGATAGTTGATGATTCGGCCCTCTTCAGACGTTTTCTTTGTGACCTTCTCGCGCAGGATCAAACGCTTTCTGTAGTCGGGACTGCTGCCGATGCCCATGAGGCCGGCGATAAAGCCGTCAGCCTGAGGCCTGATGTCCTTACTCTCGATGTAGAAATGCCGGGGATAAGCGGCATCGATTTTCTTCGGAAACTTATGCAAACCAATCCCTTGCCGGTGGTAATGGTAAGTTCTTATACTGAAGAAAATGGCCTCCTGACTATCGAGGCCCTAGAGGCCGGCGCAGTGGACTTTGTTTTAAAACCGGTTAACGGCGGGACCCGGGATAAAGAGAATTTTGCCGGAGAGGTTGTGCAGAAGGTAAAAACAGCCGCCCTGAGCCGGATAAAAAAAACTACCGGACTGGATCAGATACAAAAAGAAGAGATAGCCTTTCAATACGAAAAACGGCATTTTCTCAGGCAACTGGTGGCCATAGGGGCCTCAACCGGCGGCACGCGGGCTGTGTATGAGGTATTACGTGTCTTGCCTCCGGATACGCCGGGGATAGCAATCGTTCAGCACATGCCGCTCAAATTTACCCGTCTTTTCGCCCAGCGCATGAATGAGTTATGTCCCCTGTCCGTTAAGGAGGCCGAAGATATGGATTATATTCAGCCCGGACATGTCCTCATAGCCCCAGGCGACAGACATATGAGGATAGAAGGCAACGAATCAGGCCACCGTATCCGACTCTTAGACGGGCCGCCGGTCAACTTTTACAGACCTTCTATCGATATATTCTTTCAATCCGTGGCTGAAATCGCCGGGAATAAGGCGGTTGGGGTTATATTAACGGGCATGGGGACCGACGGGGCAAAAGGCCTCTTGGCCATGCGCAGAAATGGCGCCTATACCATTGCGCAGGATAAAGAGACTTCTTTAATATTCGGCATGCCGGGTGCAGCCATAAAGCTGGGCGCTACCTGTGAGATAGCGCCGATACATAGGATACCGGAGTCCATATTGGCCGGTTTGTCCACAGGAGCAATCTGA
- a CDS encoding diguanylate cyclase — MARVLIIDDSRLMVEFAKSILVKTGHEVFTAPDGPSGIEIAKAEKPQVILLDVIMPGIDGYETCSRLKNNEDTKDMAIVMLTSKAEPADKIKGLALGAVDYVTKPFDAGELIARVNTQVKLQELYNALQERNRQLEEMAIRDGLTTLYNHRYFQEQLATEFAKSIRYGDALTCIIIDIDHFKQFNDTYGHQTGDAILSEMGRLLRQLTRSGDVPARYGGEEFAVLLLRCDRTTGRSCAERLRKAVEDHEFIFQDTTFQVTVSVGAASSPDERISLAKELLEGADKALYAAKRGGRNKAEFF, encoded by the coding sequence ATGGCCAGGGTCTTGATTATAGATGATAGCCGCCTGATGGTGGAGTTTGCAAAGAGCATCCTGGTAAAAACCGGCCACGAGGTATTTACGGCCCCGGACGGACCTTCTGGAATAGAAATAGCCAAGGCGGAAAAGCCCCAGGTGATTCTTTTAGATGTAATAATGCCGGGGATAGATGGTTATGAAACCTGCAGCCGGTTAAAGAATAACGAGGACACTAAGGACATGGCCATCGTAATGTTGACATCAAAGGCCGAGCCGGCCGATAAGATCAAGGGATTGGCCCTGGGGGCGGTGGATTATGTTACCAAACCTTTTGATGCCGGGGAACTGATCGCACGGGTGAATACCCAGGTCAAATTGCAAGAGCTGTACAATGCCCTACAGGAAAGAAATCGTCAACTGGAAGAGATGGCCATCCGCGACGGGTTAACCACCCTTTACAATCATCGATATTTTCAGGAACAACTGGCTACGGAATTTGCGAAGTCAATACGTTACGGCGATGCATTGACCTGCATTATCATAGACATTGATCACTTCAAGCAATTTAATGACACATACGGACATCAGACCGGAGACGCCATCCTTTCCGAGATGGGCAGGCTGTTAAGGCAGTTAACCCGTTCCGGCGATGTGCCGGCACGTTACGGCGGCGAAGAATTTGCTGTTTTGCTCCTCAGGTGCGATAGAACTACGGGCCGGTCCTGCGCGGAACGGTTAAGAAAGGCGGTAGAAGATCATGAATTCATATTTCAGGACACCACCTTTCAAGTTACGGTTAGCGTAGGCGCGGCCAGTTCTCCAGACGAACGGATATCCCTGGCCAAGGAACTACTGGAAGGGGCAGACAAGGCCCTGTATGCAGCCAAGAGGGGCGGACGTAACAAGGCCGAGTTTTTCTGA
- the greA gene encoding transcription elongation factor GreA, which produces MNRTPITREGYEQLRRELEKLEKIERPSVVRAIEEARGHGDLSENAEYTAAKERQSLVEGKIRDLHYKLATSEIVDCNNLNCDRVVFGVVVALTDLKSGETVKYQLVGPHESDASSGRISVIAPLGRALIGKEPGDEIQVKTPGGLRNFEIMDIMPAWPAS; this is translated from the coding sequence ATGAATCGTACACCAATTACCAGAGAAGGTTATGAGCAGCTGCGTCGCGAGTTAGAAAAATTGGAGAAGATCGAAAGACCCTCCGTAGTCAGGGCCATTGAAGAGGCACGCGGCCACGGAGATCTTTCTGAAAATGCCGAATATACAGCAGCCAAGGAAAGGCAATCTCTCGTCGAGGGCAAGATACGGGATTTGCATTATAAGCTTGCTACCTCAGAGATCGTTGATTGTAATAACCTGAATTGTGATCGCGTTGTTTTTGGGGTCGTTGTGGCCTTAACTGACCTGAAATCGGGAGAAACAGTAAAATATCAGTTGGTTGGTCCGCATGAATCGGATGCCTCCAGTGGCCGGATCTCGGTCATTGCCCCACTCGGGCGGGCGCTTATTGGGAAAGAACCGGGAGATGAGATTCAGGTAAAGACGCCCGGGGGACTTCGTAATTTTGAAATTATGGATATTATGCCTGCGTGGCCAGCTTCATAA
- a CDS encoding universal stress protein, which produces MEDYKKILFGTDFSENADIAFEHAINLAGKYKARLYIVHVINIAPMATYEPYMPVIDFSDFSRNVEARLQKDYIPRIPPSITAEPKVLSGYPAVEMANFVDQEGVDLIVVGAHGESGLVYTLFGSVADRLVRKARCSVLVVRSSSAAHSQE; this is translated from the coding sequence ATGGAAGATTACAAAAAGATACTGTTTGGGACCGATTTTTCTGAAAATGCGGATATAGCCTTTGAGCACGCTATCAACTTGGCGGGTAAATATAAGGCCCGGTTATATATCGTACACGTGATCAATATAGCCCCTATGGCCACCTATGAACCTTATATGCCGGTAATCGATTTCTCTGATTTCAGCCGTAATGTCGAGGCCCGGCTACAAAAGGACTATATCCCGCGCATTCCCCCGTCCATCACTGCCGAGCCAAAAGTCCTTTCCGGTTACCCGGCCGTTGAAATGGCCAATTTTGTGGATCAGGAGGGGGTTGACCTTATTGTCGTTGGGGCCCATGGTGAATCCGGCCTGGTCTATACGCTTTTTGGCAGCGTAGCTGACCGGCTTGTACGCAAGGCCCGATGCTCAGTACTTGTGGTCCGATCGTCTTCTGCTGCCCATAGTCAAGAATAA
- a CDS encoding MFS transporter yields MVRNRTFRALRHRNFRLFFFGQLTSLIGSWMQSVAQGWLVLQLSNSAFALGLVGTFGYLPTMLFSFWGGSVADRKSKRRIVLATQTVAMCLAFSLAFLVTLNLIKTWHVVLLAFFMGTVMAFDLPARQSFLIELVGREDLTNAIGLNSSIFNAARLIGPGIAGFVIAYLGLEICFLINGLSFLAVIVSLLRMQNLQQANMVGFKKKGSIKEMAYYIRGQKEILMLLLLVATFSVFVLPYTVLLPIFARDILKVGPKGLGFLFSAMGLGALIGAIMIATIAGQRNKLLYLWSNALLFGAFIWAFSLCNRYYLALFLLFLAGMTMVGFLTTANAYVQLNAPDDRRGRIMGLYSIVFLGMMPVGSLLSGSLSQYIGVQRAISTGAILAELITFGLGLYLFLTMGSRRRSDHKY; encoded by the coding sequence ATGGTGAGAAATAGAACTTTCAGGGCCTTGCGGCATCGTAACTTCCGTCTTTTCTTTTTTGGACAATTGACTTCTCTTATCGGAAGTTGGATGCAGTCTGTGGCTCAGGGATGGCTGGTCTTGCAGCTCAGTAACTCTGCCTTTGCCCTGGGGCTGGTGGGGACCTTCGGATATTTACCCACCATGCTTTTTTCCTTCTGGGGTGGAAGTGTGGCTGACCGGAAGAGTAAGCGCCGTATTGTACTTGCCACCCAGACAGTAGCGATGTGTCTCGCCTTCAGCTTAGCCTTCCTGGTCACCCTTAACCTGATTAAGACCTGGCACGTGGTCTTATTGGCCTTCTTCATGGGTACGGTTATGGCCTTTGATCTCCCCGCCCGTCAATCGTTCCTTATAGAGTTGGTCGGCCGGGAGGACCTGACTAATGCCATTGGTCTGAATTCTTCTATATTCAATGCGGCCAGACTTATCGGCCCGGGCATAGCAGGCTTCGTCATTGCCTACCTCGGGCTTGAAATATGTTTTCTAATTAATGGTCTCAGTTTTCTGGCTGTAATCGTCAGCCTGTTACGTATGCAAAACTTACAACAGGCAAATATGGTAGGTTTTAAAAAGAAGGGTAGTATAAAGGAGATGGCATATTACATCCGCGGGCAGAAAGAGATACTCATGCTACTTTTGCTGGTGGCCACCTTCAGTGTATTTGTCCTGCCTTATACGGTGTTGCTACCTATATTTGCCCGTGACATCCTTAAAGTAGGTCCTAAGGGGCTGGGTTTTCTTTTCTCCGCTATGGGCCTGGGCGCCTTAATCGGAGCGATCATGATAGCTACTATAGCCGGGCAAAGAAACAAGTTGCTTTATCTCTGGAGTAACGCCCTCCTCTTTGGGGCCTTTATTTGGGCCTTTTCCCTGTGCAACCGGTATTATCTTGCGTTGTTCCTGCTTTTTCTGGCGGGCATGACCATGGTGGGCTTTCTCACCACTGCCAACGCCTATGTCCAGCTTAATGCCCCTGATGACAGGAGAGGCCGGATTATGGGGCTTTACAGTATTGTATTTCTGGGAATGATGCCGGTGGGAAGTCTGCTTTCAGGGAGTCTGTCACAATATATCGGGGTTCAACGGGCTATATCTACAGGCGCTATCCTGGCAGAACTAATTACTTTTGGTCTTGGTCTTTATTTATTCTTGACTATGGGCAGCAGAAGACGATCGGACCACAAGTACTGA
- a CDS encoding aspartate ammonia-lyase translates to MYIKRKAGSKEQFSLQHLMDKRYRIERDPLGEKMIPEDAYYGVQTRRAIENFPISGLTMHPLMAEATVMIKAAAAETNMALGGLKAEIGEAVIQAAREVLEGKITGQFVVDVYQAGAGTSYNMNINEVLANRALEILGKKRGDYTVVHPNDHVNMGQSTNDVFPTAMRLAALKAVAGLYPVGMNLAQALKDKGEEFYPIIKAGRTHLQDAVPMRLGHEFRAYGQTVEDDFERLRHAAKELEYLGIGATAVGAGTNTLPGYREMVIEKLSILTRFDLRPKKDLFEATQNMNVFASIASQLKLVALDVGRIANDLRLLSSGPRTGLAEITLPAVQPGSSIMAGKINPVIAEMMNMVCFQVIGNETTVAMAVQAGQLELNVMMPVIIHNILTSIQILQNALSIFAERCVQGITANPETCRRYAEMSTALATLLNSYIGYEKAAALAKEAFARNMPIKDLAREKGILTDEEIEKIFRSVPAS, encoded by the coding sequence TTGTATATTAAACGAAAAGCAGGTTCTAAGGAACAGTTTTCTCTCCAGCACCTTATGGACAAGAGATACAGAATAGAAAGAGACCCCCTGGGCGAAAAGATGATCCCCGAAGACGCCTATTATGGGGTCCAGACCCGGCGCGCGATAGAAAACTTTCCCATAAGCGGGCTAACCATGCATCCTCTCATGGCCGAGGCCACTGTTATGATTAAAGCGGCGGCGGCCGAGACTAATATGGCGCTGGGCGGGCTTAAGGCGGAAATCGGAGAGGCCGTTATTCAGGCCGCCCGTGAGGTGCTGGAGGGGAAAATTACCGGGCAGTTCGTGGTTGATGTCTATCAAGCCGGTGCCGGAACGTCCTACAACATGAATATAAATGAGGTCCTGGCTAACAGAGCCCTTGAGATTTTAGGCAAAAAACGGGGGGACTATACAGTAGTTCATCCTAACGATCATGTAAATATGGGGCAGTCAACAAACGATGTATTCCCTACGGCCATGAGGTTGGCCGCCTTAAAGGCAGTGGCGGGCCTCTATCCCGTGGGTATGAATCTGGCACAGGCCCTGAAAGATAAAGGAGAAGAATTTTACCCCATCATCAAGGCCGGACGCACGCACCTTCAAGATGCCGTTCCCATGCGTTTAGGCCATGAGTTCCGTGCCTATGGCCAGACTGTGGAGGATGACTTTGAGCGGCTGCGCCATGCGGCAAAGGAACTGGAATATCTGGGCATAGGGGCCACGGCAGTAGGGGCAGGCACAAATACCCTGCCCGGCTATCGGGAGATGGTGATAGAGAAGCTCTCTATCTTAACCCGGTTTGACTTAAGACCCAAAAAAGACCTGTTTGAAGCGACTCAGAATATGAATGTATTTGCCTCGATCGCCTCTCAATTAAAACTTGTCGCGCTGGATGTTGGCCGTATTGCCAATGATCTTCGGTTGCTGAGCTCCGGCCCCCGCACCGGCCTGGCCGAGATTACACTACCCGCCGTCCAGCCGGGATCGTCCATAATGGCCGGTAAAATCAACCCGGTCATAGCAGAGATGATGAATATGGTTTGTTTTCAGGTGATCGGTAATGAGACAACCGTGGCTATGGCCGTCCAGGCCGGCCAATTGGAACTAAATGTTATGATGCCCGTCATCATTCATAATATATTGACGTCTATCCAGATCCTGCAGAATGCCCTCTCTATTTTTGCCGAACGCTGTGTGCAAGGAATAACCGCTAATCCTGAGACCTGCCGCCGTTATGCCGAGATGAGCACGGCCCTGGCCACGCTCCTGAATTCATACATAGGCTATGAAAAGGCGGCGGCTCTGGCCAAAGAGGCCTTTGCCCGGAACATGCCCATAAAAGACCTGGCGAGAGAAAAGGGCATCCTTACTGATGAAGAGATAGAGAAGATTTTTAGATCGGTGCCGGCTTCGTAA
- a CDS encoding BON domain-containing protein, translating to MSLHKKITTLFLLIVFAAALGCAASSTRESTGEYLDDSVITAKVKALLAKDLVLRSFAISVETFRGVVILSGFVDSNDQIDRAVQIARGVKGVREVRSQLVLKPKS from the coding sequence ATGTCTCTGCACAAGAAAATTACCACATTATTTTTATTGATCGTATTCGCCGCAGCCCTGGGTTGTGCCGCCAGTTCAACCAGGGAAAGCACCGGTGAATATCTGGATGATTCGGTGATTACAGCCAAGGTTAAGGCCTTGCTGGCAAAAGATCTGGTCCTCAGATCCTTTGCCATAAGCGTGGAGACCTTCCGTGGAGTGGTTATCCTGAGTGGTTTCGTGGATAGTAATGATCAAATCGATCGTGCCGTCCAGATTGCACGCGGCGTAAAAGGCGTCAGAGAAGTCAGAAGCCAGTTGGTATTGAAACCCAAATCCTGA
- a CDS encoding biotin/lipoyl-binding protein: MEHIRPGMDTKDILRRLKKAKGYFITNTARDLSQSDFKNRILLHTDLLAAKPRDAAGYFSLEITGGASVHVDMLRKQVNPFLKLELLRREMPNTLFQTLCRGVNLFGYRPYPENAIRLTVREFAKYVEVWRVFDFLNYIPNMVPVFEEVKKAGKILEPSICFSTGPEHTDEFYVGKVREILDVTGEDIILCIKNHGGLGTPKRIGELVASIKQRFPDLLIHYHGHNTDSNDVPRIAAAILSGAEIVDAADHAFTGFYGPPPVLSVIQTMEAHGIRAEGVSTDAVIETSEALRPERGAYADFESQFKGFDSTVQVHKLPGGATGSSFEQAVKGEFLHLMPKILREELPRVQIELGNWWSVTPGSQILWTTAVNNVLSGERYENASGDLKNLLLGKYGPFPFYRPSEEIYRKVFGPDWEKILKEQGGVAKIEDIDLEKEEATLVERLGRSVTREEMVLYLQHPNDAVDFLKFEEEYGQAYVLPPQIWFRKEGFNPGEHLDFVDYTGKSHVIEIGPSYRSENGKQTLYLFVDHHSEVFLLEEEKKAGVETAAKLSKKEIASLAKVGDMRAPFASNVCQIPVKAGQEVKKGALVIVLEAMKMQNPIESQVEGKIDQVFVKLGQAVQVGDKLLTISPL, encoded by the coding sequence ATGGAACACATTCGCCCGGGAATGGACACTAAAGATATCCTCAGGCGTCTAAAAAAGGCTAAAGGATATTTTATCACTAATACAGCCCGCGACTTATCGCAATCTGACTTTAAGAACCGCATCTTGCTGCATACAGACTTATTAGCGGCCAAACCGCGGGATGCGGCCGGATATTTCTCCCTGGAGATAACCGGCGGGGCCTCAGTGCACGTGGATATGCTGCGCAAGCAGGTGAACCCCTTTCTTAAACTGGAACTCCTCAGGCGTGAGATGCCGAACACGTTATTCCAGACCCTGTGCCGGGGCGTCAACCTATTCGGATACCGGCCGTATCCGGAGAATGCCATCCGACTGACGGTAAGGGAATTTGCCAAGTATGTGGAGGTCTGGCGCGTCTTCGACTTTTTAAACTATATTCCCAACATGGTTCCGGTATTTGAAGAGGTCAAAAAGGCCGGGAAGATACTGGAGCCATCTATTTGTTTCTCTACGGGGCCGGAACACACAGATGAATTTTATGTAGGTAAGGTGCGGGAGATATTGGACGTTACCGGCGAGGACATCATCCTGTGCATCAAGAATCACGGCGGCCTGGGGACGCCTAAGCGCATCGGTGAACTGGTGGCATCCATTAAACAGAGGTTCCCGGACCTGTTAATCCATTACCACGGTCACAATACAGACAGCAACGACGTGCCGCGTATTGCGGCAGCCATCCTTTCCGGGGCCGAGATCGTCGATGCCGCCGATCATGCCTTTACCGGATTTTATGGCCCGCCGCCGGTTTTAAGCGTTATCCAGACCATGGAGGCCCATGGCATCCGGGCTGAGGGCGTAAGCACCGACGCCGTTATTGAGACCTCCGAGGCGCTGCGGCCGGAGCGGGGCGCCTATGCGGATTTTGAGTCCCAGTTCAAGGGATTTGACTCCACCGTACAGGTGCATAAACTGCCGGGCGGGGCCACCGGCAGCAGCTTTGAGCAGGCGGTCAAGGGGGAATTCCTCCATCTCATGCCAAAGATTCTGCGCGAGGAATTGCCGCGTGTTCAGATTGAGTTAGGCAACTGGTGGAGTGTTACTCCCGGCTCTCAGATCCTGTGGACTACAGCCGTCAATAATGTGCTCTCGGGTGAACGGTATGAGAACGCCAGCGGTGACCTGAAAAACCTCCTCCTGGGCAAATATGGACCATTCCCGTTTTATCGACCTTCCGAAGAAATTTACAGGAAGGTCTTCGGGCCGGACTGGGAAAAAATTCTGAAAGAGCAGGGCGGGGTGGCCAAAATAGAGGACATTGACCTGGAAAAAGAGGAGGCCACACTCGTAGAGCGCCTGGGCCGATCGGTGACCAGAGAAGAGATGGTACTTTATTTGCAGCATCCAAATGACGCCGTTGATTTCCTCAAGTTTGAAGAGGAATATGGCCAAGCCTATGTCCTTCCTCCACAAATCTGGTTCCGGAAAGAGGGTTTTAACCCGGGTGAACACCTTGATTTCGTGGACTATACAGGCAAGTCGCATGTGATTGAAATCGGGCCTTCGTATCGCTCCGAAAATGGTAAACAGACCCTCTACCTCTTTGTGGACCACCACTCTGAGGTCTTCCTGCTCGAGGAAGAAAAAAAGGCCGGGGTGGAGACGGCAGCAAAATTGAGTAAGAAAGAGATTGCCTCCCTGGCTAAGGTGGGAGATATGCGGGCGCCTTTTGCCAGCAATGTATGCCAGATACCGGTCAAGGCCGGTCAGGAAGTGAAAAAAGGAGCGCTTGTCATTGTACTGGAGGCCATGAAGATGCAAAATCCCATAGAATCTCAAGTTGAGGGGAAGATCGATCAGGTTTTTGTTAAACTGGGGCAGGCCGTACAGGTTGGGGATAAGCTGCTTACTATCTCTCCCTTATAA